GTAAAGAGCTAATAAAGAAAGGATTCTCGTAATCACACTGTCAGTTATTTATATTATTAATTTTTACTTTTTTATAATTTATTTTGCCTTCCGAAACTGTTAAATATTAAATGTGTGTTAATTATTATTTGTGATTAAATATGAGCTTGGAAAAGTTATATACGATGAAGGAAGCTTGTAAATTGTTGGGAGTTCATATAAAAACACTGCAAAGATGGGATAGAGAGGGGAAGATAAAATGTGTTAGAACCGTAGGTAATAGAAGGAGAGTTCCAGAAAGTGAAATAAAACGAATATTAGGAATTAAAGATAAAGAACAAAGAAAAATTATCGGTTATGCGAGAGTCTCATCCAACACACAAAAAGACGATTTAGAGGGACAAATACAACTAATAAAATCTTACGCAGAGGAAAAGGATTGGGATGTTCAAATACTAAAAGATGTAGGTAGTGGTTTAAACGAAAAAAGAAGAAACTACAAAAAACTTTTAAAAATGGTCATAAACCAAGAGGTTGAAAAAGTAATAATTGCTTATCCAGATAGATTAACGAGATTTGGATTTGAAACATTAAAAGAATTTTTTAAATCCTATGGAACGGAGATAATCGTTATCAATAAAAAACATAAAACTCCACAAGAAGAGTTAGTCGAGGACTTAATAACTATTGTCTCTCACTTTGCAGGAAAACTTTATGGAATGCGTTCTCACAAGTATAAAAAGCTCACAAAAACAGTTAAAGAGATTGTAAGGGAGCAAAATGACAAATAAAAACAAACTCCCAACTGAAATCGTATTAACTTATAAGGTTAAACATAACTACGATTTAAAAGACCTACCAACTGAATTTATAAAAATAGCTCAAAAAGCAGTCGATATTATTTGGAAAAATATCGATTGGAAAGAAACGGAAGTTAAACATCGATATAAAGTTGGGAATAAATACAAATACTATAAAACCATTCGATTAATTCCGAAAATTCCAAAGGATAAGGACTTTAAAAGAGAGTTAAGAAATTATTTATTAAATGGCTGGAAGTTTGCATCTCATTATGTCGATGGAGCTATAAAAGTATCTTATTCAACAATAGAGAGTTGGAAATCGAATTATATGGAAGGGATAAGGAGTAGAAAAAAGCCCACGTTTAAAAGACCTTTTGTTAGAGTTAAAAATACTCTGATAAAATACGATAAGGAAAAAAGAGAAGTGAGAATAACAATAAAACCGAGAGAGGAATATTTAATTCTAAATATTAAAGATGAGTGGTTCTATGAGAGAGTTAAGGATTTTGACATTGGAGAGATTATTTTAAAAAATAACGAGGCATTAATAACATTTAAAAAACAATTAAATTTTGATAAAAAAGTTGCTATCGGAGTAGATTGTAATCTAAAATCGTTAGATTTGTATCATCCTGAAAAAGGTTGGATTAGAGTTAATGTAGAGGAATTACATCGAATTAAAAGGGTTTATGATGTTATTGTCGATAAACTAAAATCAATCTATAAAAAAGCTCCGAAGAGAATCGGTAGATTGTTGAGGAAGTATTATAATAGGAGAAAGAATCGAGTAGAAGATTATATTAACAAACTAACTTCCCAATTATCTAAACTCTTCCTAAATGCA
The sequence above is drawn from the Methanotorris formicicus Mc-S-70 genome and encodes:
- a CDS encoding IS200/IS605 family accessory protein TnpB-related protein; translation: MTNKNKLPTEIVLTYKVKHNYDLKDLPTEFIKIAQKAVDIIWKNIDWKETEVKHRYKVGNKYKYYKTIRLIPKIPKDKDFKRELRNYLLNGWKFASHYVDGAIKVSYSTIESWKSNYMEGIRSRKKPTFKRPFVRVKNTLIKYDKEKREVRITIKPREEYLILNIKDEWFYERVKDFDIGEIILKNNEALITFKKQLNFDKKVAIGVDCNLKSLDLYHPEKGWIRVNVEELHRIKRVYDVIVDKLKSIYKKAPKRIGRLLRKYYNRRKNRVEDYINKLTSQLSKLFLNAIFIFEDLDKFNMYDKNSNFNRSLDRTSWRKIAKRLEYKSIVFYVNPHYTSKTCPVCGSKMESQEGQVVKCNNCGAFNRQFVGCFNIFKRGIKLVKKILGGVGVPVSGVESDDLLPNEPRGELSSMKPNPDVVYIVNLNGKTLL
- a CDS encoding IS607 family transposase — its product is MSLEKLYTMKEACKLLGVHIKTLQRWDREGKIKCVRTVGNRRRVPESEIKRILGIKDKEQRKIIGYARVSSNTQKDDLEGQIQLIKSYAEEKDWDVQILKDVGSGLNEKRRNYKKLLKMVINQEVEKVIIAYPDRLTRFGFETLKEFFKSYGTEIIVINKKHKTPQEELVEDLITIVSHFAGKLYGMRSHKYKKLTKTVKEIVREQNDK